ATTTAGTCAAATCCATTTTTAGTATTTCTAAAAGCTTCAATATTAGTAACTATATCATCCTTTATAAACTCCCAATATTTACCTAACAGACAAATGGGATCAAAATCATCATCTGCCTGTGAAAAATCTATGAAATTTTGGAGTATTAGTGTTGCATCGTGAGTATATGGATGCCGCTGCTTGTGTAATGCTAGCATTTGTTCAATTGTGTAGTTGTCAAACAGCGCATGCAAATCCCAAAAATCCTTTTTTCTTCCTCCACGCTGGACCACATCTATTTTCATTGCAATGATTTCCGGTACTGACGCTAGACGAATTGTATCGATTAATAACAGGGGTTCTATAAAAGTATCAGTATGGTAAACATCAAGCTTTACAGCATTATTCTCATTTTTACCTATAAAATAAGACTTACCGATTGCAGGAGCTATATCTAAGTGGTCAACATATGGAAAATGCGCTTGTAGATATGCTGTTATCTCTTCAAAATCTATTGTGCCATAGGGAACATCACTAAAAAGATCAATATCTACAGACTCCCGATGGCCTATTTGAAGACTAAGGGAAGTACCACCAACAAGTCTGAAGCTATTGAACTCTTTGGCAGTCATTAACTGTAATAAGCAATTGCGAAGTAAATTGCTTACTGTGTTGTAGTGTAGCATCTTCCAAAGTTTAGTTGGCGGAAAGTGTATAAGGTTTTCTGCTTATTGAATTCAATACATCATCTACTTTCTGTTTACCATAAAAACGAATAATCTCACTTTTCTCAGTTTTATTACCACGTTCAAATATTCTTTTAATAGCTGCTTTATATTGTTTTTTCCAATCAATATGCTTTATATCAGTATCCCAAAAAAGTGAATTGCGCAATAAAGCAAGATTAGGGGTTTCAGTTTGTTGTTTTTCTTTTTCTATACGGATGTCGTAATAAGTCTGTAAGATTGCCAAGATACCTTCTTCCAATCCCATCTTTTCCTCAATTTTAAGCGCCAAAGCTGTGTTTAGATTTCTCTTGCCTTTCGTAATGGCATTCAAGGTTTGTGGATGCTCATTTATAGCAATTGCAAAGGGGCGTTGTTTTAGGGAACGCTTTTTAAATTCACGTTCCAAAACAATCCCTGGGTGTATGCCTTTGTATTTTAGTAGCGTATCCACACTACAAATATAAACAAATTTGTTTACACTTTATATGCAATGTTCCTAACACGCAAAGTTTATAGCCTAAGTTCTAGTGTTAGGGTTGAGGTTTTCGGTTGTCGGTTGTCGGTTGTCGGTTGTCGGTTTTCGGTTGTCGGTTTTCGGTTGTGGGTTGTCTGTTGTCTGTTGTCGGTTTTCGGTTTTCGGTTTTCGGTTTTCGGTTTTCGGTTGTGGGTTTTCGGTTGTGGGTTTTCGGTTGTCTGTTGACTGTTGTCTGTTGTGGGTTGTCTGTTGTGGGTTGTCTGTTTTCGGTTGTGGGTTGTGGGTTGTCTGTTGTCTGTTTTCGGTTGTGGGTTGTCTGTTGTGCGAACTGACAGGTATCAAATTTAATATTTATTTTGATAAATTGGTGTGTAGTGCCTTCTAAAATATCCCTTTTAGTTGGACAAATTATCTGGTTTGATTATTGGAAAACCAAATTTTAATTGGTGACCGATTCAATTTTAATATGCAAAGCGCAATTAAAATTAGGATTGAGGTCAGCATGACATCAGTGCTTAAACTCCACATCCCTTGTTGATTGAGCTTCGTACTTCTAAAATACCCTTTTTCAAACTTGAATATGCCCATACTATAAAAGAGCTTTGTTATTGTAAGCCTTAAAAAATATGTTATGGAAACAATCAATAACTTATCATTTGAATCATTGCCAGAAGCAATTGGTTTAAAACTACAGCAGTTAATAAAGGAACTTCCTATAGAGAACATTTTCTTTTATCCCGCCACTGCCACAACGCCATCCCACCTTATAATTACTGCAATTGATGGTGTGAATATGGATGTTATCGAAAGCAGAAAATGGCTGCGTTTGGCCTTAAAGGATCGGCAGGTACTGTTTCATGTACTAGGTTCCCGCCAAATGCGGTTTGCCTATAAAAATGGTAATCCATTTATTCCTAGTTATTGTACCAAGAGTGGGTTGCTTTATCAAAACCCAGACTTTACAAAACAACTGTCAACAACTTGGAAAAGCTTTAAAAGGCGCTTTAAAAAATATGACCATGAATACTTTCATCAGCATGATATACTGATGACGTTAGCGAATAAGTTTTATGACCTTGAGGCCCGAACAAGTGTATTTTTAACCTACATTTCCATTTTTGAGCATCACCTTACCTATTTGGAAAACTTATATATTGGGCACCGTTTCTTTAATACGCCAACCCAAAGAATAAAATACCTAGCCCAATACCTACCGTCTATTGAAGCACTGTTTGTTAAGCAAAATGGAGAAACCTTTTATCTTATTGCCCAACTGGAAAAAGCCAAAGAAGCGGCTAAGGAAGCAGATGAAATTTATATTAACTGGGAACTCTATACAGCAATCAACGAGGTGGAAGGACAATTGTACGCGATGGTCTCCGATCGTTTTGGGGAGCTAAAAAAGCGTATAAAAGCCAATAAATCAACAGATGAAACCGTAGAAACACCATCCATAATAAATACTGTTGACCAACAGTTACTTCAGGTTATTTCCCAAATAAACAAAATAAAACAGACGGAAGAAATTTTCTGCTTCCACAAAACCCAAACAGCATCAAAAACCTATTATTATCTGCTTTTAATAGGGAAGGGGCTTGGTACGGAAATCTTAAATAGTATGCAACAAGCTGTAATGGCTATGTTTAATGATGCCTATAATGTAATCCTTATAGGGCATAGCCGAATATGGATTCAAGAACGCAACTTTATTCATCAAGACTTTTTTAAAAATATAATGATACCTGAAAACCGGGTTTATACATACCAAGAACAAAACTTTACTATGCATTGGGAACATCCGTATAAAGCCAATTACGGCGATCTGGATTATATGTATAAAGCCACAAATGGCACGATTTGTAATTATTTTGTATTAAGGGAAGGGGCAGAAAAGGAGAATGGAGAAGGTGTATATGAATTATTTTCAAATGCTATTCTCAGATTTTTTAGAACCTATGTGTTTGCAAAACTATCCTACCAACCGCATTATCTATCTGCTTACAATTTGTGGATGTTATGCCTATATGCACAACCCAAGCTTGGGAAAATAGCCTATTTATTTGAAAAGCTGAGTGGGGATGCTTTTTTTAAGGAGGTGGATTACAACAGCAGATTCCATCACGGTTTAAACAGAATGACTGAAGAAAAGGGAGTACTTATGGATGAGATATTGAAAGTGTTGGGGGAGGAATTGAAGGTGGTTTTGGAGGGTTAGAATTTTTGAAATTTAGGGTGGGATTCTGGCCATGAATGCTTTTTCTGGCCACGAATGCTTTTTCTGCCACGAATGCACCTAACTTTTTGCCACTAATGCACGAATTTTATTTAAACTGAATGGATTGGAGCGGGGGTTTATTGCCACGAATGCGCACTAATGTTCTTATTGCCACGAATGCACGAATTATATTGGAATCTGATCGGATTGGAGCGGAGTTTTATTGTCACGAATGCGCACTAATGCTTTTTTATTGCCTCGAATGCACAAATTTTGAATTAAGCTGAATGGATTGGAGCTGGGGTTTTTTTGCCACGAATGCACGTATTTTGATGGAAGCTGAATGGATTGGAGTGGGGGTTTATTGCCACGAATGCACGAATCTTATTTAAACTGAATGGATTGGAGCGGAGGTTTATTGCCACGAATTCTCGAATTGTTTTTAAAGGTTTGTTGGGGTGGGATTGGGTTTAGTATGGGGTTTAACTATATAATTATTATATTTTTAGTCTTAATTAATTATTCATATTAGGAATGAATACTTTTTGCACTATGAAATGGTTTGTGATTTGCTTTTTATTGATGGTTCCGTTGATTGTTAATGGGCAAACGTATATTCGAGAGGGGAAGGGAGATTATAATACCGTAATCGCTACTTGGGATGGCAAGTATTTAAGACAGGGGAAAGGGAATTACAGTACCGTATTATACACCCTTACCGATAAATATATACGGCAAGGGAAAGGCGATTACAATACGGTGTTGGCTACTTGGGATGGCAAGTATTTAAGACAGGGGAAAGGCGATTACAATACAGTGCTATACACTTGGGACGGAAAGTATATACGGCAGGGGAAAGGCGATTACAATACGGTGCTTTACACCTTTGACGGCAAATACGTACGACAAGGCAAAGGGGATTACAACACGGTTTTATATACCATTTCTGGGGAAATGCCTATTGAGATTTTACTATTTTCTTTATTGTAAAGTCGGTTTTTAAAAGGGCATAATCTTTTAAATCAGCTTTTACTTTTCTCAGCATTATCCCTTATGGCTTATAATTTTATAGTGAATTGGTTTAAAGGTTCCACCATTACTATCTTCAGCAGAACAGGCGGTGAGACCCACTATTAGGTCCATTTGCGCTTCAAATAACACATAATCATTTGGCTGGCTCATAGGAGGTAGTACCGAGAGCTTGCCCTTACTGTTAAATTGTACATTCATAAAAATATTAAAGGCCGTGGGGATGTCGTCTGGCAAAATATTGTAGGCCGCCAGATTTGTATATAGATTTTCAAAGCAACTGGGGTGATATTCGTGGTTGTTATACATAATCTGAAAGGTTTCGGGGCTACAGGGCGCCAACAGAAAATCGTTACGACCGTTGGTGTCTTCCAACAGTTTTATCATTTTACGACTTCGGTTGCTCCACAAATAGTTGCCTTTGCTTATAAGAATGGATTCTTCAAAATCTAAAGTTTTCCCCGATGAAATCTTTTCGCGGATATCGTGCTGGTTAAAAAGTACCATATCGCTAACCTGCATTCCCTGCGGATCGATTACCTGTAATTGTTCGCCTTTTTTTAGGGTAAAGGCAACTCCCGTTTGCGGCGCTATTTGCTGAATTATATTCACTTTAGTTTTCAATTTTATTTTTGTGATTATTCTTATAAATCTTTCTATTGTAATACCCCATCACCAAATTGATTATAACAATAATTAGCGTACTGGCGGCCAGTTCAATATACATTCCCATTCCCGCCAAACACCCTAGGGCGGCACTACACCAAATAGCAGCCGCGGTGGCAAGTCCGGAGATTTCCTTTTTTCGCTTAACGATAACTCCGGCGCCCAAAAATCCAACACCCACAACTATCTGCCCTGTTATTCGGCTTAAATCTACGTATTCAACATGAATATATTGAAATGATATTCCCATAAAAATGGCAGCACCAACTGCCACCAAGGCGTTGGTTTTAAGTCCTGCATTTTTATCTTTCATCTGTCTCTCAATGCCCACGCAAACGCCGGATATCATTGCAATAACAGCATTTAGAATAAATTCGATTGTAGTTACTGGTTCCATTTATATATGGCGAATATTATTTATGGTGAAATGGGCATTTCCACTTTTCCTCTACTTTACGTCCGCTGTACTGTCGCGCTTCACTTTCCTTTCCAAAATCCTGTAATACGGGGTTTATACTGCCTTGTAGTTGGGCATCGCGTTCCCGAATTTTATCCCGCACTTTGGTATATACCCCCATTTCGCGCAATTTTTCGAATTGGTGATGCAAATTAAATACAAGTGTTGGGTAGGGGGCTCTACGGGCTTTTCGGCTTGCTTTTGGGTGTAGGCCCACAACGTAAAACGCTTTCCCAGCAATACTAAAACTAAAGTTGGGATCTTCGGGATCTTTGCTTACGGTGGCATCCCACGCCTCGGTATCTCGATCGTGAAGAAACTGTAATTGACGCCATAACAGGTTTTCAAATTCAATTTCGCTCACGGGTTCATCTTCCGGAAATACAGCGATAAACGATTCAAAATCTTTGCTTTTAAAATCGTAAGCCGAAATATAATTTGCTAAATCGGTTATCAAGGTGCGGGCGGTAGTTTTACTTCCCAATTGATCATAAACCTTTAGATGGAATTTTTCCATAGAAAACACCGTATTCGCCATAATACACGGGTGGTTATCTGCAATGATAAAGTCTTTAAAGTCGCGCGTAATTATATCGGTGGTGGGAGAATGTACTGATGGTTCCATAGCTTTTTTTTGAAAAATATTAAATATGTTTTGTGCAGGCTATGTATTTAATATTTTCTTAGTAGCTATTTAGTGCCTTTTTAACAAGATTAAGCTAGCGGAGTGCAATAGTGTTAATCTTCCGACTTATAGCGCAACATAATTACCAACATAGATAGGTTTAGTAAAAATGAAATTCCGTTAGTAAGGATAATGGGATAATCTGTTTTAATAATTCCATATACCACCCATAGGCCAATGCCGCCCAAGAGCAATACAAACATAAAAGGCGAAATATCCATCACCTTTTTGGTTTTCCACGACTTTATTAGCTGTGGCAATACGGCTACGGTAGTTAGTATTCCTGCAATAAAGCCTATTATTTGGTCTTCCATATTTATACGGCTACATCGGTTAAGAGCCACGATTTTAGATTGTTGTTGATGTTTTTACTGTGCAAGACGGTAATATCGCCTGTGGTTTCAAATACTACCGCCTCAATTTCTGAATAGTCGCTAACATTTGCTTTCCGCAATTGGGCACGTAAATCGCCTTCGGTTACTCGGGCTTTTTTTAAGTTGTTATACAGAATAATATCTTTCTCCATTAGCAATAAAGGGGTGTTGTCTATAGCCTTTCTAAAGGATTTATAGCGCCTAAAGAAAGCTGCCGTAAGCTGAAAAAAATAAATGGCGAGCAAGCCGAGTGCTCCTTCTGCCAAGGAAACGGTACTGGACAATACGGTGGTTGCAATGAGCGAACCCACGGCAACGGTCATTGCGAAGTCGAAACTAGACATTTTAGAGAAACTGCGCTTTCCGAAGATGCGGGTAAAAAGTATTACCAATAGGTATATTCCCAGGCAGCTTAGCACAATTGTATAGGCGCCGGAAAGTGAGATATTTAAGAGGTTGTCCATCGTAACATAATTTTGTGAAATTTAACTGCCCCGGAATCCAGGATTGGCTACTTGTTTTGAATTATTAAAAGCACTGATGAATTAAGGGCACGTTTTATTTTGATTAAATTATTGATCTAAAAATAAAAATCGTTGTGCATACATAAAACTGCTTTATCAATGTTTTAACGCTTTTATAGTAAATGCGGTAGGGGTATAGATTTTGAGATTATACTTTTGACCGAATTGAAAGATACGTGACAGCAAAACCCTAACGATGAATGAGACATTTTGAAATTCAGGGCATGGATACGGAATATTTAGGAAATACAGATGCCATTTCAGAAGAAGTGATCTATGATGACCAGGAGGGTACAGTTTATTACAAAGGCACCGGTCTTATTCTGAAGTATCTTAATGGGGAGGAAGAACCTGTTATTATTTTAGGACAGGATCGGATTAAAATTGCCAATGAGGAATACGAAAGGATTTAAAGTGCAATGGGGAAGCCGATGCAATCGCTTTCTATTTCTTGGGATGAGCATATATATTTGTGGAATATTTTTAAAGGAAACTAAGATATAGTTCTTATATTTATAATAGTATATGCTTGAACCAATATAAAATGTTCTATCCCAACCTAAGTAAAGCTATGAAGTTCATAAGAATAATACTTCTATTTTTCGTAGCGCAGTTTATAGTAATATCGTGTTCCGAGGACAATTTACCAATAGATCCAATTCCGCAAGAACAAGAACAAGCACAATATTTTAAATACACTATTGGCGAAGGACCCTTTGTTTATTTTGAAGACCTGATTTTTAAGGAACTGGTATTAAACAATTTTGAGATCAACACCAATAAGGACAATGAAATCAGTTTTCAGGAAGCCAATGCATTTAAGGGTACAATAGATGTATCGTTTAAGGGTATTCAAAGCTTGACCGGTATTGAAAAATTTGTGAATATAGTAGCATTGAATTGCGCTAATAACAAGTTAAGCACGCTGGATGTAAGCGGTAATCTCAATTTAGAATTTCTCGGCTGTGGAAATAATCCACTTACCGAAATTGACCTTAGCTATAATGTAAAATTGAAGAACCTCGACATAAGAACAACCAAGCTTACGCACTTAGACCTTAGCGATAACACAAATCTTGTGAGCATTAGGGCTATGTGCAATTACAGCTTAAAGACGGTTGATGTTGCCAACAACAATAACGATAAAATCCTGATATTCTTTTTTGGGCTTCAGAATAGCGCTTTGGAGTGTGTTCAGGTAGATAATGTGGCATATTCAAATACCGCGACCAATTGGAGGATTCCGGAAACGGCAATCTATTCGTTGAGTTGTTTTGATAGCGTACTTTAAAAATGATCCCAACATCAGCTGGAGCTTTTCGCTCATGTCCTTTTGAGCAACAGATTTACCCATTTATAGCACTTTCGGTTTTAGCCCTCCCAAACTTTTATATTTATACAGACTGCTCCCTTAACTTTCCCTAATTAGCTACTTGGGGCGTCGAGTGATAATGATTTACTGTAATTTTGTAAAATTCCGTATCTTAAGCCTTCATTTAAAAAAACATGCAATTATGAAGAAACTAGCGATTTTACTCGTATTTATGATAAGTATTTCGGCTTTAGCACAGGACAAAATTCTGCCCAAGGACATTCAAATTAAAACAGCAGTTCTCGCTGCGCCTGAAATGTACCGCGATGCTGCCACTGTACTCGGCTATAATGAAGAAGGTAAACTAATTACCTTACGCGAAGGAACCAATGGGATGGTATGTCTGGCAGACGACCCCAAAAAAGAAGGCATAAGTGTAGCCTGTTATGGCGCCGAACTGGAACCCTTTATGGCGCGTGGTAGAGCTTTGATTGCCGAAGGTAAATCTAACGAGCAAAAGCAAGAAATTAGAAAGCAGGAAATTAAGGAAGGGACGTTGAAAATGCCAGCGGAACCTTCTATGGTGTATGTTTTGGCGGGGGAAGAAAAGGATTTAAACACCGAAACCGGCGAGCTTTTAAAAAGCAGAATCCGCTACGTAATCTACAAACCTTATATGACAGGTGAAAGCACAGGCTTACCCACAAAACCACAAACCCCCGGAATGCCGTGGTTGATGGATGCCGGCACGCACCGCGCGCATATTATGATTACTCCTGCTAATAAGTAAAACAATTGCCGCGAGCTTCAGCTCGCGGCAATACTAAAATGAGCTAAAGCTTTTAACAACACTAAATATTGAGCTAAAGTATGTGGCAAAATCAATTGCCACGTGCTTTAGCTCGTGGTAATTAAATAGAGGTAGAGACCTGGGCTTTAGCCCAACTTCCAGCACCCCGCATGCAATCGCGCACAAGCTGTTAAAGAGTCTTTAAAAAATCTTTAAAATCCTGACGGTTGTAATCGGCCATGCCTTTGTGTGTAAAAATCAACTCCCCTTTAGAATTTATAATAAAAGTAGTGGGGATGCTGGGCGAATCATACATTTTCGGTATTGCCGCGGCTGGGGCGTAAACTTCAAAATTGAAATTATTTTTGTCTTTGTACTTAATAGCTTTTTCAAACTTCTGATCAAAAGAAACCATTAGCACTTCAATTTTATCTTTGTCAATATCGTTGTACATTTTGTTTATACTTGGCATTTCAGCAACGCAGGGAGGGCACCACGTAGCCCAGAAATTGATAAATATTACTTTCCCTCTATATTGCTCCATTGAAACCCGTTCGCCTTTAGAATTCATCAATTGCAAGTTGAAATCGGCTTTAGTTGCAGTTAGCTTATTGGCTTCAGAATTCTCTTCAATTTGTTCTACATTGGGGTTCATTACACCAGTGGCTAACAAGCCACGTTGCGCGAAACCAATAATCTCGGTATGCAACCCTGAAAAGTAAATTCCAAGAATAATTATTCCGAAGAGTCCGTATTCTATGATATGTTTTTTAAGTTTCTTATTCATAATTGTATGTTTTTAGTTCTCTACTGCGCTCGAACTAACAAGTGAGCGCCTTTAAAAACTTGTTTTTGGATTTTTATTTATTTAAAAATGTAATCGGTGCCAGGCACGGTTGAAAAGGATTTTTCACCTAAATAATCACAATACGCGCGCTTATCCATTCCTGGACTAATAGGCGAATGTAATTTTAAATATTCTTCCACCACTTCGTGAATTGTGTAATCTTTAGTTTCCACATCTATCACATTCGGCATTCTGCAAAGCAAATCTTCGGGATCTCCCGGGCGCTCGCAGGCTGAAATTGTATAATACCTGTTTTCGTCAATTGGTTCGCCGTTAATTTCAACAGATTTTATACGTTGGTTTTTTTCATTCTGACTGTGAAATTCTACTTTCATCCCCGAAAATCGGACCAACCAACCCCCAAAGCGTTCGGTAGCATTTTGGGCGAATGCGTTGTGCATTTCTTTTTCTAGCCACGTTTTAATTTGTTTCCCGGTAGCTTTGCCTGTTTTTACTGGTTCATTCACAGGCATCAGATTCCAAAGATTAGCGCGGGTAATTGGCGCTGGTTTTCCGTTTTCCGGCACTATGGGATTTCCAAATCTAAACCCATTACTGATAGCTATATCGGCTCCAGTTTTCCATCGAGCGGCATCGGTAATTAAATTGTCCATTGGGTTTTCAACGGTTAAATATCTGTACATTGGTGTGTTGGTATAACCCACAATAGTCTCCAGATTTTCTTTATACGGCGCTTTATTTTTATCTACAATGGCCTGTATTTTGGGGTCTGCGGGATAAATTTCTGGATCTACATCCATCAATTCGTAATCGTCTTTCACCAATTTATTATCGACAAAATACAAATTCAGTTTCCCCACAAACGACCCAAAAGCACCGGGTTCAGTAACTTTTGCGTACTTGCCCTGTATAGGTTTGCGCACACGCTCGTGGGTATCATTGCCCAAAATATAATCTACATTTTCAGCTATCGGACTGCTCGCCAGCTTAACTTGCTTGTAAATGCCAATATGGGTGATGAGAAACATTACATCTATTTTCTCTTCAACTTTTATCCGGTCTATCAATGTTTTTACACTGTTATCAACATCGGTGAAATTGATGCCTTTACTAAAAATAGGGTTTTGTCTAACAGGAACTTGTGGGTCGTTAATGCCAACGAAACCAAGCCGAATACCAGCAATCTCCTTCAC
This region of Aequorivita marisscotiae genomic DNA includes:
- a CDS encoding nucleotidyl transferase AbiEii/AbiGii toxin family protein codes for the protein MLHYNTVSNLLRNCLLQLMTAKEFNSFRLVGGTSLSLQIGHRESVDIDLFSDVPYGTIDFEEITAYLQAHFPYVDHLDIAPAIGKSYFIGKNENNAVKLDVYHTDTFIEPLLLIDTIRLASVPEIIAMKIDVVQRGGRKKDFWDLHALFDNYTIEQMLALHKQRHPYTHDATLILQNFIDFSQADDDFDPICLLGKYWEFIKDDIVTNIEAFRNTKNGFD
- a CDS encoding helix-turn-helix transcriptional regulator; its protein translation is MDTLLKYKGIHPGIVLEREFKKRSLKQRPFAIAINEHPQTLNAITKGKRNLNTALALKIEEKMGLEEGILAILQTYYDIRIEKEKQQTETPNLALLRNSLFWDTDIKHIDWKKQYKAAIKRIFERGNKTEKSEIIRFYGKQKVDDVLNSISRKPYTLSAN
- a CDS encoding DUF1989 domain-containing protein, coding for MQQIAPQTGVAFTLKKGEQLQVIDPQGMQVSDMVLFNQHDIREKISSGKTLDFEESILISKGNYLWSNRSRKMIKLLEDTNGRNDFLLAPCSPETFQIMYNNHEYHPSCFENLYTNLAAYNILPDDIPTAFNIFMNVQFNSKGKLSVLPPMSQPNDYVLFEAQMDLIVGLTACSAEDSNGGTFKPIHYKIISHKG
- a CDS encoding MgtC/SapB family protein produces the protein MEPVTTIEFILNAVIAMISGVCVGIERQMKDKNAGLKTNALVAVGAAIFMGISFQYIHVEYVDLSRITGQIVVGVGFLGAGVIVKRKKEISGLATAAAIWCSAALGCLAGMGMYIELAASTLIIVIINLVMGYYNRKIYKNNHKNKIEN
- the gntA gene encoding guanitoxin biosynthesis heme-dependent pre-guanitoxin N-hydroxylase GntA codes for the protein MEPSVHSPTTDIITRDFKDFIIADNHPCIMANTVFSMEKFHLKVYDQLGSKTTARTLITDLANYISAYDFKSKDFESFIAVFPEDEPVSEIEFENLLWRQLQFLHDRDTEAWDATVSKDPEDPNFSFSIAGKAFYVVGLHPKASRKARRAPYPTLVFNLHHQFEKLREMGVYTKVRDKIRERDAQLQGSINPVLQDFGKESEARQYSGRKVEEKWKCPFHHK
- a CDS encoding lipid-A-disaccharide synthase N-terminal domain-containing protein encodes the protein MEDQIIGFIAGILTTVAVLPQLIKSWKTKKVMDISPFMFVLLLGGIGLWVVYGIIKTDYPIILTNGISFLLNLSMLVIMLRYKSED
- a CDS encoding DUF421 domain-containing protein, which gives rise to MDNLLNISLSGAYTIVLSCLGIYLLVILFTRIFGKRSFSKMSSFDFAMTVAVGSLIATTVLSSTVSLAEGALGLLAIYFFQLTAAFFRRYKSFRKAIDNTPLLLMEKDIILYNNLKKARVTEGDLRAQLRKANVSDYSEIEAVVFETTGDITVLHSKNINNNLKSWLLTDVAV
- a CDS encoding TlpA family protein disulfide reductase — protein: MNKKLKKHIIEYGLFGIIILGIYFSGLHTEIIGFAQRGLLATGVMNPNVEQIEENSEANKLTATKADFNLQLMNSKGERVSMEQYRGKVIFINFWATWCPPCVAEMPSINKMYNDIDKDKIEVLMVSFDQKFEKAIKYKDKNNFNFEVYAPAAAIPKMYDSPSIPTTFIINSKGELIFTHKGMADYNRQDFKDFLKTL
- a CDS encoding bifunctional metallophosphatase/5'-nucleotidase, producing MKLKKSFKYIIPLIGLVAVLAWKSPSIIEKSEFNSHKQDTLKITILQTADIHGQMDPHPELFWENEEIVFKERGGLAQIKTLFDRERAKNPGKTFIVDGGDLIQGSGYVAFSEGEVMADVIKNMNYDLLVPGNWEVIYGKKRMLEVYKKFDTPTIVQNMLHEDSNENLFPSYMVKEIAGIRLGFVGINDPQVPVRQNPIFSKGINFTDVDNSVKTLIDRIKVEEKIDVMFLITHIGIYKQVKLASSPIAENVDYILGNDTHERVRKPIQGKYAKVTEPGAFGSFVGKLNLYFVDNKLVKDDYELMDVDPEIYPADPKIQAIVDKNKAPYKENLETIVGYTNTPMYRYLTVENPMDNLITDAARWKTGADIAISNGFRFGNPIVPENGKPAPITRANLWNLMPVNEPVKTGKATGKQIKTWLEKEMHNAFAQNATERFGGWLVRFSGMKVEFHSQNEKNQRIKSVEINGEPIDENRYYTISACERPGDPEDLLCRMPNVIDVETKDYTIHEVVEEYLKLHSPISPGMDKRAYCDYLGEKSFSTVPGTDYIFK